From a region of the Mucilaginibacter auburnensis genome:
- the rlmD gene encoding 23S rRNA (uracil(1939)-C(5))-methyltransferase RlmD has translation MSRGKGAKNQTFENVSIIDIAEEGKGVGKADDFVLFVEKAVPGDVADVQVYRSKKNFGEAKIIALKQPSAHRVQAFCEHFGTCGGCKWQHMTYDAQLQFKQKTVAEALGRLAKIDVSGMLPIVASPEDRYYRNKLEFTFSNKRWLYDGENREDADLNMNALGFHIPGRFDKILDVRHCYLQADPSNSVRNSIDSFARANGYSYYDLRNHEGNLRNLIIRTSSTGELMVIVVFAYADDEQVNKLMSFVEAEFPQITSLLYILNHKKNDTIFDQEVNVWKGRDFIYEEMNGIKFRIGPKSFYQTNSAQALRLYEITRDLAQLKADDLVYDLYTGAGTIANFVAGSVKEVVGVEYVPDAIEDAKINSAINNIANTKFYAGDMKDVLSANFVAEHGKPDVIITDPPRAGMHADVVARLMKIEAPTVVYVSCNVATQARDLLVLKEKYDVVTIQPVDMFPHTQHVENVVLLRIKKQE, from the coding sequence ATGAGCAGAGGTAAAGGAGCAAAAAACCAAACGTTTGAGAATGTAAGCATTATTGACATTGCCGAAGAAGGCAAAGGAGTTGGTAAGGCCGATGATTTTGTATTATTTGTTGAAAAAGCTGTACCCGGCGATGTGGCCGACGTGCAGGTATATCGCAGCAAAAAAAACTTCGGCGAAGCTAAAATTATAGCTTTAAAGCAGCCAAGCGCTCACCGCGTGCAGGCATTTTGTGAACACTTTGGCACATGCGGCGGTTGCAAATGGCAACACATGACCTATGATGCGCAGCTGCAGTTCAAACAAAAAACAGTTGCAGAGGCACTTGGTCGTTTGGCAAAAATTGACGTAAGCGGCATGCTGCCTATTGTAGCATCGCCAGAAGATAGATACTATCGCAATAAACTGGAGTTTACCTTCAGTAACAAGCGCTGGCTGTATGACGGCGAGAACCGCGAAGATGCCGACCTTAACATGAATGCGCTGGGTTTTCACATTCCGGGCCGTTTTGACAAGATTTTAGATGTTAGACACTGCTACCTGCAAGCCGATCCGTCAAACAGCGTCCGCAACAGCATTGACAGCTTTGCCCGCGCTAATGGATATAGCTATTATGATCTGCGTAACCACGAAGGTAACCTGCGTAACCTGATTATCCGTACCTCATCAACAGGTGAGTTAATGGTAATAGTGGTTTTTGCTTACGCCGATGACGAGCAGGTAAATAAATTGATGAGTTTTGTTGAGGCCGAGTTTCCGCAGATCACATCGTTGCTGTACATTTTGAACCATAAAAAGAACGATACCATTTTTGACCAGGAAGTAAACGTGTGGAAAGGACGGGATTTTATCTACGAGGAGATGAATGGCATTAAGTTTCGCATTGGGCCAAAATCATTTTATCAAACCAACTCGGCGCAGGCATTGCGCTTGTATGAGATAACGCGCGACCTTGCACAACTTAAAGCCGATGACCTGGTTTATGACCTGTATACCGGCGCGGGCACCATTGCTAACTTTGTTGCAGGTTCGGTAAAAGAGGTAGTTGGTGTAGAGTACGTACCGGATGCAATTGAAGATGCCAAAATTAACAGCGCCATTAACAATATTGCCAACACCAAATTTTACGCAGGCGACATGAAAGACGTGCTCTCGGCAAATTTTGTAGCCGAGCATGGCAAGCCGGATGTTATCATTACCGACCCACCGCGTGCAGGTATGCATGCAGATGTTGTAGCCCGTTTGATGAAAATTGAGGCGCCAACTGTTGTTTATGTAAGCTGTAATGTGGCCACTCAAGCACGTGATCTGTTGGTGCTAAAGGAAAAATACGACGTAGTTACCATACAGCCGGTTGATATGTTCCCACATACGCAGCACGTGGAAAACGTGGTTTTATTAAGAATTAAAAAGCAAGAGTAA
- a CDS encoding alkaline phosphatase family protein: MKKTVVIDVVGLSKSVIGEHTPFLKKYIAERHITTIEPVLPAVTTAVQSTYLTGKWPVDTGIVGNGWFDREDSEVKFWKQSNKLVNGEKIWDKAKKQDPAFTSANMFWWYNMYSTADFSVTPRPQYLADGRKMPDCYSQPAELRDVLQEKLGQFPLFQFWGPGANIKSTQWIADASMLNDDMNNPTFTVIYLPHLDYCLQKFGPDFSKISTELGEIDKVIEQLVTFYQKKNAEIIILSEYGIAPVSNPIHLNRLLRKEGLIQVRVERGLELLDAAASKAVAIADHQIAHIYINDQSVTEKVKALLKGVKGIELILDRAGQKQYHIDHERAGDIVVVADKDSWFTYYFWLDDAVAPDYARCVDIHKKPGYDPVEMFMTSKARAGYKLLRKLAGFRYVMDVIPLDATLIKGSHGRTNIDDAYKAVLITGQSQGEGSIQPTAIFDVMWNHLNL, encoded by the coding sequence ATGAAAAAAACTGTTGTTATTGATGTGGTGGGCCTGTCAAAATCTGTAATTGGCGAGCATACCCCATTCTTAAAAAAATATATAGCCGAAAGGCACATTACCACCATAGAACCGGTATTGCCTGCTGTTACTACCGCTGTTCAGTCAACTTATCTTACCGGTAAATGGCCAGTTGATACAGGAATTGTAGGTAACGGCTGGTTTGACCGTGAAGATTCTGAAGTGAAGTTCTGGAAGCAATCTAACAAGTTGGTTAACGGTGAAAAAATATGGGACAAAGCCAAAAAGCAAGACCCTGCATTTACCAGTGCCAATATGTTTTGGTGGTACAATATGTATTCAACGGCTGATTTTTCGGTAACGCCAAGGCCACAGTACCTTGCCGATGGCCGAAAAATGCCCGATTGTTATTCGCAGCCGGCTGAGTTGCGTGATGTTTTGCAGGAAAAACTGGGCCAGTTTCCACTATTCCAGTTTTGGGGACCGGGGGCTAACATCAAATCAACACAATGGATAGCCGATGCAAGTATGTTGAACGATGATATGAATAACCCAACATTCACGGTTATTTATCTTCCACATTTAGACTATTGCCTGCAAAAATTTGGTCCGGACTTTTCAAAAATCAGTACTGAGTTAGGCGAGATAGATAAAGTGATTGAACAACTCGTAACCTTCTACCAAAAGAAAAATGCTGAGATCATTATTTTGTCTGAATACGGCATAGCGCCGGTAAGTAACCCCATACATCTTAATCGACTGTTGCGTAAAGAGGGGCTGATACAGGTTAGGGTAGAGCGGGGGTTGGAGTTGTTGGATGCAGCAGCGTCAAAAGCAGTTGCCATTGCCGACCACCAGATAGCTCATATTTACATCAATGATCAATCTGTAACCGAAAAAGTAAAAGCTTTGCTAAAAGGCGTTAAAGGCATTGAGTTAATATTAGATAGAGCAGGGCAAAAGCAATATCATATCGACCACGAACGCGCAGGCGATATTGTTGTAGTAGCCGATAAGGACAGTTGGTTTACTTACTACTTCTGGTTAGATGACGCGGTTGCGCCCGACTATGCCCGATGCGTCGATATCCACAAAAAACCCGGTTATGATCCGGTTGAAATGTTCATGACATCTAAAGCACGCGCAGGTTATAAATTATTGCGTAAACTGGCGGGATTCAGGTATGTAATGGATGTTATTCCGCTTGATGCTACGCTTATAAAAGGCTCCCACGGGCGAACCAATATTGATGATGCTTATAAAGCGGTTTTAATAACCGGGCAATCGCAGGGTGAAGGCAGCATCCAGCCTACTGCAATTTTCGACGTGATGTGGAATCATCTTAACCTGTAG
- a CDS encoding ROK family protein, which produces MKTTSSQLKVLAIDIGGSHVKATVLDKNGQMLSDYIKTDTPSPANPESVMKAIKELTKELTYDRVSVGFPGYVRDGVVGTAPNLDNKAWAGYDFASKLSEELKVPAKVVNDADMQGLGIASGKGLELVITLGTGLGSALLLDGVLLPHLEMAHHPITKTKDYDQYMGDRELEKIGKKKWNQRMERVFQVLKTVFNYDHLYIGGGNSRLLTMKLDDNMTVVSNKDGIKGGARLWTNEAKTKSSKK; this is translated from the coding sequence ATGAAAACCACCTCATCTCAGCTTAAAGTTCTTGCAATTGACATAGGCGGGTCCCATGTTAAAGCCACCGTTTTGGATAAAAATGGCCAAATGCTGAGCGATTATATCAAAACTGATACCCCTTCACCGGCCAACCCTGAAAGCGTGATGAAAGCCATTAAGGAACTGACCAAAGAACTAACGTATGATCGTGTTTCTGTTGGTTTTCCGGGCTACGTGCGCGATGGTGTGGTAGGGACGGCTCCAAATCTGGACAATAAAGCATGGGCGGGGTATGACTTTGCTTCCAAACTTTCCGAAGAGTTGAAGGTGCCGGCTAAAGTAGTTAATGATGCCGACATGCAGGGATTGGGCATTGCTTCGGGCAAAGGCCTTGAACTGGTAATTACTCTCGGTACAGGCTTAGGTAGCGCGTTGCTGCTTGACGGGGTTTTGTTACCTCACCTGGAAATGGCACACCACCCTATAACTAAAACCAAAGATTATGACCAGTACATGGGCGACCGTGAGTTGGAAAAAATTGGTAAAAAGAAGTGGAACCAGCGTATGGAACGAGTGTTTCAAGTGCTAAAAACCGTATTCAATTACGATCATTTATACATAGGCGGGGGTAATTCCCGTTTATTGACCATGAAGCTGGATGACAACATGACCGTTGTATCCAACAAAGATGGTATTAAAGGCGGCGCAAGGCTTTGGACAAATGAGGCCAAAACCAAGTCATCAAAAAAGTAA
- a CDS encoding sensor histidine kinase, translating to MTLIHADANSFENQLQRFKKIIDSAGLGTWEYNLQTGQLIYNSHWAATLGYTLDEISPPTQQFWLSVLHPDDEPRVSKHMRAHLDGEVDYYELEVRYRHKNGSWVWVIDKGSIATFTSDGQPEWIMGSIRDITERKNNELLLIHYKDLLQTTKEVAQIGTWEIDLVNRKVHWSAIAKKIFEVGPDYVPLCENLIEFHPEGHSRQLIRAKLDNLIANAEAFDVELQVLTAANNNKWVRIVAAPVIENHKCVRIYGLVQDIDEKAVTLNRLALEEEQFRLTFEFAPNGVALVSPEGRWLRINKNFCQLLGYSEDELRVTDFQHLTHPDDLQADLALVASVLRGERDGFTMEKRYIHKNGNIIYALLAVALVKSKNGDPLYFISQVNDITQLKTLEFALKESVDKMKSIQNASTRVGVVETDLNGLIRVFNTGAENLLGYTSQEVVDLHSPLLFHNKTEIAERKSHLAQLYSRPIIGLEALVINLKTNAFETQEWNLVRKDGSEFAVQTTVTPVKNADNDVVGYLFIFFDITLLKDAEQEVKTLLDVTREQNNRLLNFAHIVSHNLRSHSGNIGMVLELMQEETPESTQNEFYPLLQKASNNLTDTIAHLNEIVLMSTGVEKSMVFLNLAEYVDRALLNIQAIILENNAVVKNEVEKEVFVRAVPAYLESIILNLLTNALKYKSPFRSPIINISAIADDTHVSIVVKDNGSGIDLKLHGNKLFGMYKTFHGNRDARGIGLFITKNQVEAMGGSIEVASKINVGTVFTIYLQKQK from the coding sequence ATGACTTTGATACATGCCGATGCAAATAGTTTTGAAAACCAACTACAGCGCTTCAAGAAAATAATTGACAGTGCCGGCCTCGGCACCTGGGAGTACAATCTGCAAACCGGCCAACTCATTTATAATAGTCATTGGGCAGCTACATTGGGTTATACACTTGATGAAATTTCGCCTCCCACTCAACAGTTCTGGCTTTCTGTATTACATCCTGATGATGAACCGCGTGTGAGTAAGCATATGCGTGCACACTTGGATGGCGAAGTGGATTACTATGAGTTGGAGGTTAGATATAGACACAAAAACGGAAGTTGGGTTTGGGTGATTGATAAAGGAAGTATAGCAACTTTTACGTCTGATGGGCAGCCAGAGTGGATAATGGGCTCCATACGCGATATTACGGAACGTAAAAATAATGAGCTACTTTTAATTCACTACAAAGACCTTTTACAAACCACCAAAGAAGTTGCACAAATTGGCACCTGGGAAATTGACCTGGTAAACCGCAAAGTGCATTGGAGCGCTATTGCCAAGAAAATATTTGAGGTAGGCCCTGATTATGTGCCACTTTGCGAAAATCTGATTGAGTTTCATCCGGAAGGACATAGCCGGCAATTGATCAGGGCTAAGTTAGACAACCTGATCGCTAATGCCGAGGCCTTTGACGTAGAGTTACAAGTGCTTACTGCTGCAAATAACAATAAATGGGTAAGGATAGTTGCGGCGCCGGTTATTGAGAACCATAAATGTGTACGCATTTATGGTTTGGTGCAGGATATTGATGAAAAAGCGGTAACCCTAAACAGACTGGCTTTGGAGGAGGAACAATTCAGGCTAACGTTTGAATTTGCACCCAATGGAGTTGCGTTGGTGAGTCCGGAAGGGCGATGGTTGCGCATTAACAAAAACTTTTGCCAGTTGCTTGGCTATAGCGAAGATGAGTTGCGTGTAACTGATTTTCAGCACCTGACACATCCGGATGACCTTCAAGCTGACCTGGCCTTGGTGGCATCGGTTTTAAGAGGAGAACGGGATGGCTTTACAATGGAGAAAAGGTATATCCATAAAAATGGAAACATAATTTATGCCCTTCTGGCTGTTGCACTGGTAAAAAGCAAAAATGGCGATCCGCTCTACTTTATATCTCAGGTTAACGATATCACGCAATTAAAAACGCTTGAATTTGCACTAAAAGAGTCTGTAGACAAAATGAAAAGTATTCAAAACGCCTCAACCAGGGTAGGTGTTGTGGAAACCGATCTTAACGGACTCATACGCGTGTTTAATACAGGTGCCGAAAACCTGTTGGGCTATACGTCACAAGAAGTTGTTGACCTGCACAGCCCGCTATTATTTCATAACAAGACCGAGATTGCGGAGCGAAAGAGCCATTTAGCTCAATTATACAGCAGACCTATTATTGGTTTAGAAGCATTAGTAATTAACCTTAAAACCAATGCTTTTGAAACGCAGGAATGGAATTTGGTTCGTAAAGACGGATCTGAATTTGCGGTACAAACAACTGTAACTCCTGTGAAAAATGCAGATAACGATGTTGTTGGTTATCTTTTCATATTTTTTGACATAACCCTGTTGAAAGATGCAGAGCAAGAAGTAAAGACATTGCTTGATGTAACACGCGAACAAAACAATCGTCTGCTTAACTTCGCACATATCGTATCACATAATTTGCGTTCGCATTCGGGTAATATTGGCATGGTGCTGGAGTTGATGCAGGAAGAAACACCGGAAAGTACACAAAACGAGTTTTACCCGCTATTGCAAAAGGCATCTAACAACTTAACCGATACTATTGCACACCTCAATGAAATAGTACTTATGAGTACCGGAGTTGAAAAAAGTATGGTTTTTCTGAACCTGGCTGAGTATGTTGACCGCGCATTGCTGAACATTCAGGCAATTATTTTGGAAAACAACGCGGTGGTAAAAAACGAGGTTGAAAAAGAAGTATTTGTACGTGCAGTGCCGGCCTACCTTGAAAGCATTATACTTAATTTGCTCACAAATGCCCTCAAATATAAATCCCCGTTCAGGTCACCAATAATCAACATTAGCGCCATTGCTGACGATACCCATGTAAGTATTGTTGTTAAAGACAATGGCAGCGGCATTGACCTTAAATTACATGGTAATAAACTATTCGGCATGTATAAAACATTTCATGGTAACCGCGATGCGAGGGGTATAGGATTATTCATTACCAAAAACCAGGTAGAAGCCATGGGCGGAAGCATTGAGGTAGCCAGCAAGATCAACGTTGGAACGGTGTTCACCATTTATCTTCAAAAACAAAAATAA
- the tkt gene encoding transketolase yields MSSNQNIEKLAIDTVRILSADAVQKANSGHPGTAMALAPVAHVLWKEFINFNPKNPDWANRDRFILSAGHACILQYSFLHLLGYDLSLEDIKNFRQLHSKTAGHPEYGLAPGVDVTTGPLGQGFANGVGFAIGQKHLAARYNKPGFNLFDYHVYAICSDGDLMEGVTAEAASLAGHLELGNIIYIYDDNKISIEGSTDITFNEDVDARFRSYGWHVQFVDDANDIHAMQLALTNAKAEKQKPSLIRVRSLIAYGSPNKSGTAGSHGSPLGADEIKLVKEFFGFDPEKSFNVPEEVEAYYKEIGARGIPVEDKWNKLFADYSAKFPELAAEYTAAAKDELPEGWKDKLPVFAAGTKLATRQASGKVLNAIAGSFPNLIGGAADLAPSTETTLKESDSFTSENRAGRNFHFGIREHAMGSALNGMALTKGIKPFGATFLMFSEYMRPPIRLAAIMKISPIFVYTHDSIGLGEDGTTHQPIEQLISLRSIPNVTIIRPADANETAHAWRVAVEKKGGPTVLIFTRQALPVLDQDKYAKAENLEKGAYVLSDAENAQLILIATGSEVALAMDTQAKLAEEGIAARVVSMPSWELFEKQDAAYKESVFPKTLKKRLAIEMASPLGWHKYVTDEGDILAMETFGESAPADELYKYFGFTVDNAVKKAKALL; encoded by the coding sequence ATGAGTTCAAATCAAAACATTGAGAAATTAGCGATAGATACCGTAAGGATCTTATCTGCTGATGCTGTTCAGAAAGCCAATTCGGGCCACCCGGGTACCGCTATGGCGCTTGCACCGGTTGCACACGTATTATGGAAAGAGTTTATCAACTTTAACCCTAAAAATCCTGATTGGGCAAACCGCGACAGGTTTATTTTATCAGCGGGTCACGCGTGTATTTTACAGTACAGCTTTTTGCATTTGTTAGGTTATGATCTTTCTTTAGAGGATATTAAAAACTTCCGTCAGTTACACAGCAAAACTGCGGGTCATCCAGAATATGGTTTGGCTCCGGGTGTTGATGTTACTACCGGTCCGTTGGGTCAGGGTTTTGCCAACGGTGTAGGTTTTGCTATCGGTCAAAAACACTTAGCTGCGCGTTATAACAAACCTGGTTTTAACCTGTTTGATTACCATGTTTACGCTATCTGCTCAGACGGCGATTTGATGGAAGGCGTAACTGCAGAGGCTGCTTCATTAGCAGGTCACCTTGAGTTAGGTAACATCATCTACATTTATGATGACAACAAAATATCAATAGAAGGCAGCACAGACATTACCTTTAACGAGGATGTTGACGCGCGTTTCCGTTCATACGGCTGGCACGTACAGTTTGTTGATGACGCTAACGACATCCACGCGATGCAATTAGCTTTAACAAATGCTAAAGCCGAAAAACAAAAACCATCATTGATCCGTGTTCGTTCGTTGATCGCTTACGGTAGCCCTAATAAATCAGGTACTGCAGGTTCACACGGCTCACCACTTGGTGCTGACGAGATCAAACTGGTTAAAGAGTTCTTTGGTTTTGACCCTGAAAAATCATTTAACGTTCCTGAAGAAGTTGAAGCTTACTACAAAGAAATTGGTGCAAGAGGAATTCCGGTAGAAGACAAATGGAACAAATTATTTGCCGATTACTCAGCTAAATTCCCTGAATTAGCTGCTGAATACACTGCTGCTGCTAAAGATGAATTACCTGAAGGCTGGAAAGATAAATTACCGGTATTTGCAGCAGGTACTAAATTAGCTACCCGCCAGGCATCTGGTAAAGTGTTGAACGCTATTGCAGGTAGCTTCCCTAATCTGATTGGTGGTGCGGCCGACTTAGCTCCATCTACAGAAACTACTCTAAAAGAGTCTGATTCATTTACATCGGAGAACCGTGCAGGTCGTAACTTCCACTTCGGTATCCGCGAGCATGCTATGGGTTCTGCATTGAACGGTATGGCCTTAACAAAAGGTATCAAACCTTTCGGTGCAACTTTCCTGATGTTCTCAGAATACATGCGCCCGCCAATTCGTTTAGCGGCCATCATGAAAATCAGCCCAATCTTCGTTTACACGCATGATAGTATTGGTTTAGGTGAAGACGGTACTACTCACCAGCCAATTGAACAATTGATCTCTTTACGTTCAATTCCTAACGTAACTATTATCCGTCCGGCTGATGCTAACGAAACTGCACATGCATGGCGCGTAGCAGTTGAGAAAAAAGGTGGCCCAACTGTGTTGATCTTCACCCGCCAGGCATTACCTGTGTTAGATCAGGACAAATATGCTAAAGCTGAAAACTTAGAAAAAGGCGCTTACGTGTTATCTGATGCTGAAAACGCTCAATTAATATTGATCGCTACAGGTTCTGAAGTTGCTTTGGCAATGGACACTCAGGCTAAATTAGCTGAAGAAGGTATTGCTGCACGCGTTGTGAGCATGCCATCATGGGAGTTGTTTGAGAAACAAGATGCTGCTTACAAAGAAAGCGTGTTCCCTAAAACATTGAAAAAACGTTTAGCTATTGAAATGGCTTCTCCGCTTGGCTGGCACAAATATGTTACCGACGAAGGTGACATCCTGGCTATGGAAACATTTGGTGAGTCAGCTCCGGCAGACGAATTATACAAATACTTCGGCTTTACTGTAGATAACGCAGTTAAAAAAGCGAAAGCGCTTTTATAG
- a CDS encoding PI-PLC domain-containing protein has protein sequence MKLKLYSKTTLILIVFIALTQVKLYAQSLSFGEPIDLTLAAATDKAIDITNYKGGFFTAWKEAGPTGKINLRYLGRQYAKIASQHDEPVKDAETAFAPMFSKAGGRLYLTWIAPDGTFKYIINATDTSFATQKVYTADLNAKLTAGATSVALGKRLMIVSHGMAKHQMVYALFNINADGTLGKTSVKAIPDVKSADYPFLVSLSASSARITYKGYKENKAYYMDYQADSDTWLPASNFARSNSTPAIYHVFDADRLFYIWKGAKDNHLYYATSKKDGSLTATIALSDDFTTAVSVSIATVDDKKFILAFVGLDKKIRLSYFTSYDPASWIEDVFFPDKMHYTLKDIVIPGSHDAGMSVLTATGGQQKGTINECNTLTQIQNIKMQLNQGIRMFDLRIGDFNKELYTKHSSSDCMADAVGGGYGEKFDDVLTGMKDFLQTNKKEFVLLTFSHFCEKEASMKRVAAYMIDKLGKDQVYVINKPLHQTALANVAGKVIITFEGYTQADKLVDNCTIDQSSNAFINFRRAYAATNVLNKMLQAEQNFFKGMSAGVNNNDMIRLDWQLTQAADEAALICNDFQDERVSPIINGAILLTNMIRKNKSIRDLALYGNKSLPLKVKEWVADGTINNKNKPNILYVDMAGAWITDYCVELNKSAVYSK, from the coding sequence GTGAAATTAAAATTATATAGTAAAACCACCCTTATTCTAATTGTATTTATTGCATTAACGCAAGTTAAGTTGTATGCGCAAAGCCTCAGTTTTGGCGAACCTATTGATCTAACGTTAGCAGCTGCAACAGACAAGGCTATTGATATTACCAATTATAAGGGAGGTTTTTTTACAGCATGGAAAGAGGCCGGACCTACAGGAAAAATAAATTTACGTTACCTGGGCAGGCAATATGCCAAAATAGCTTCACAGCATGATGAACCGGTGAAGGATGCCGAAACTGCCTTTGCGCCAATGTTTAGTAAAGCAGGGGGCAGGCTATATCTTACCTGGATAGCGCCTGATGGCACATTTAAATATATTATAAACGCTACCGATACCAGTTTTGCTACACAAAAAGTGTACACGGCAGATCTGAATGCTAAGTTAACGGCTGGTGCTACGTCTGTAGCTTTGGGTAAACGCTTAATGATAGTGAGCCATGGTATGGCAAAACACCAAATGGTTTACGCGCTATTTAACATTAATGCTGATGGAACTCTGGGTAAAACATCAGTAAAAGCAATACCAGATGTAAAAAGTGCCGATTATCCTTTTTTAGTGTCATTGTCTGCATCAAGCGCGCGTATTACTTACAAAGGATACAAAGAAAACAAAGCGTATTACATGGATTATCAGGCGGACAGTGACACCTGGCTTCCAGCAAGTAACTTCGCCCGCTCCAACTCAACACCAGCCATTTATCACGTTTTTGATGCCGATAGGCTGTTTTATATATGGAAAGGTGCTAAAGATAACCACCTGTATTATGCTACAAGTAAGAAAGATGGGTCGCTTACCGCGACTATTGCTTTGTCAGATGATTTTACAACGGCGGTTTCCGTATCAATCGCAACGGTTGATGATAAAAAATTCATTCTGGCTTTTGTTGGCCTGGATAAAAAAATACGCCTGAGTTATTTTACCAGCTATGACCCTGCATCATGGATAGAAGATGTTTTCTTCCCTGATAAAATGCATTATACTTTGAAGGATATCGTAATTCCAGGCTCGCACGATGCCGGAATGTCTGTACTCACGGCTACGGGTGGTCAGCAAAAAGGCACTATCAATGAGTGCAATACCCTTACCCAGATACAAAACATAAAAATGCAGCTAAACCAGGGGATAAGAATGTTTGATCTGCGTATTGGCGATTTTAATAAAGAATTGTATACCAAACATAGCTCGTCAGACTGTATGGCCGATGCCGTTGGTGGTGGTTATGGCGAAAAGTTTGATGACGTTTTAACGGGCATGAAAGACTTTTTGCAAACCAACAAGAAAGAATTTGTGCTGCTAACCTTCAGCCACTTTTGTGAGAAGGAAGCATCCATGAAACGCGTGGCAGCTTATATGATAGATAAACTCGGAAAAGACCAGGTTTACGTGATTAACAAACCCCTTCATCAAACTGCATTGGCCAATGTGGCAGGCAAAGTTATTATCACTTTTGAAGGCTATACGCAAGCTGACAAGTTGGTTGATAATTGTACAATTGACCAGAGCTCTAATGCTTTTATCAACTTCAGGCGAGCTTACGCCGCCACCAATGTGCTTAATAAAATGCTGCAGGCTGAACAAAACTTTTTTAAAGGAATGAGCGCTGGCGTTAACAACAATGACATGATCCGGCTGGATTGGCAATTAACACAAGCTGCTGATGAGGCGGCACTGATCTGCAATGATTTTCAGGATGAGCGTGTTAGTCCTATCATTAACGGAGCTATACTACTTACCAACATGATCCGTAAAAACAAAAGCATTCGTGATCTGGCGCTTTATGGCAATAAATCGCTCCCGCTTAAAGTAAAGGAGTGGGTAGCGGATGGAACCATTAACAACAAAAACAAGCCTAATATTTTGTATGTAGATATGGCCGGCGCCTGGATAACTGATTATTGTGTTGAGCTGAACAAAAGCGCTGTATACAGCAAATAG
- a CDS encoding phosphoribosyltransferase family protein, translating into MESASKNLLILNKQQIQQKIDRIAYQILEDNFDEEEVLLAGMLPRGGHLAKRIKNVLDEIAPFKSKLVSIEIDRLSSSLDAKIDFELEECNNKVVILVDDVLNSGKSLAYGFGVFLDAPLKKLRTVVLVDRNHKNFPVNTDYAGIALSTIIKQHIDVVLDEEGQEDAVYLR; encoded by the coding sequence ATGGAATCTGCAAGTAAAAACCTGTTAATACTCAATAAACAACAAATTCAGCAAAAAATTGACCGTATTGCTTATCAAATACTGGAAGACAATTTTGATGAAGAAGAAGTGTTGTTGGCTGGTATGCTTCCACGTGGTGGCCACTTAGCTAAACGCATCAAAAATGTTTTAGATGAGATTGCTCCTTTTAAAAGCAAACTGGTTAGTATTGAAATTGATCGTTTAAGCAGCAGCCTGGATGCAAAAATTGATTTCGAGCTGGAAGAGTGCAATAACAAAGTTGTTATTTTGGTTGATGACGTATTGAACAGCGGAAAATCATTAGCCTATGGCTTTGGCGTTTTTTTAGATGCTCCATTAAAAAAGCTGCGCACTGTTGTATTGGTTGATCGCAACCACAAAAACTTTCCTGTAAATACCGACTACGCAGGTATTGCGTTATCAACTATTATAAAGCAGCATATTGATGTTGTTCTTGATGAGGAAGGGCAAGAAGACGCTGTTTATTTAAGATAA